In Montipora foliosa isolate CH-2021 unplaced genomic scaffold, ASM3666993v2 scaffold_150, whole genome shotgun sequence, the genomic window tgtattttgTGTTCAGGATTGACGGTTGTGGCGAAATTTCATTTCTGCAAGTGATATCTAATCTCCAACTTCAATCATGGTAACTTGGTGATGATGTGCGTTTTCTGCCGGATACTTTTCTTGAATTTCTAATGTCATCGTCGAATTTGCAAATAGCTAGTTGGCGAAGACTCAATGTTTCTTTAATGTTCCTATCGAATGCACAGTAGACAATCGGGTTAATGGCCCCATTTAAAAATGCGCAAAACATGGCTATTTGGTGCAAAAGGTGTCCGCTGTGGACACGGTCTGTACCCGACACAACTCGCACGAAGTTCATAATACTGGTCGGAAGCCAGCACACAGTAAAAGTCACTGCAACCAAGCCTGCGGTTCGGGTcactcgtttttttttcttgaaagtaaCAGAAAGCTGACGGGTAAAAACGCTGTCTGGTGATACCAATGGGCTCCCACGAAACATTCGGGCCACGCGAAAATAGCACCAACAAAAAGCCAAGAAAGGTAGAAACATACCAATTACAAATTCCAATGCCTCGTAAATTGTATCCAGCCACTTAATCGGAATGGCATTTGGACTGCAGAGGATCTTGGAATCCACATGTGATATCTCAAACATGTATAGATAAGGACTCGAGACAAAGGCGGGGATGATCCACGACATCAGAATCATTTTCCTCACAAATCTTGTCTCCGTCTTCGGCAGGTATGGACGAGCTAAACTGCGGTATCGATCGAATGCGATCAACGCTTGACTGAAAACAGTTGTTCCTGAAGCGGCAATTTGAATGAATTCGATCATTTTGCACACAGTTCGTCCAAAGATCCATTCATTGTGAAGAACACTGATAAATTCAAACGGCATCGTCAAAAGACCAACGACCAAATCGGAAAATACCAAATTCAAAATATACTGATACGTTGGGCGATTTTTAAGAAGGAGCCTTCGATATTTTATGAGGACGATGCTTACTGTGAGGTTACCCACTATAGTGAAGGTGGAAATTAAAGCGAGCAGGGCAGCTTTAGAAATGTCCGTACTCGAAAGAGCCATTATGCCTCCTATCCAGTTGTTGAAAGTGGTTATAGTCCACAGCCAAAGCACATCTGCCTCAAAACGGTTAGACAGCACGTATCGCTGATTTTAAAATAGAAGAAATTGATTGCTTTCGAGAAAATATCACGAAATGTCATCAAAAAAAAAGAGTTGACAGATTTTGTAACCCGACACTTGCAGGCATACTTGCCATAGCTACacttttaatttacttttaatGACAGATACTGTAAGTGTTTCCTGCAAAAATAACATAGTGTGGGAATCAAGCAGGAttttaaatgccatttttaagTTCGCACGAAGAAGCGATTCCTGCCATTTTTGTTGGAATCCAGCCATTGACTGCAATGAgcagacagagagagagagatcgTTTCCTCTTCCTCTTCAGTTATAGCTTGAGAgagaatggtaacaagaatatcactaactatcaaactgaaaattactggactattaaactgaaaagaactggGTGAAACCATCAATATCCAGTCAATATCCGGAATTTCCCGGGAAATCCACCAAAACGAAAGGAATGATGCCAAATGCGCATGGTCAACATGCATGAGGTTAAACATCGGATTTTACGGATTTAGCGGATTTCACGGAAATAAGCTTCAATAAACCTCCTATATTTTAAACggaaaagatggaaaaggcGGATTTAGCGGATGTATaaatagtattattattgttatcatttattattattattattattatttattatttattattattattattattaattattattattattatgtattattattattattggacgTACTAAAACGTGGAAGTCAGGCCAcaaaatcacttctttcttttagtttaatttcttttgtatatTGGTCACAGAAGAAAACGCTTTTTCCAATACAATCGTTCTTTAATATCGTTGGCAATACCGCGTTCTAGCATGTTAGTGAAAGGTAAGCCGACCACGTCACCCCTTCTTTTTGCTGAATGAGGCGAGTAACAAAAATTGGCGTTGGCATCTTTGTAAGACTCCTCACTTCTCCAAAATATTTCGAAACCAAATTAGATGTTCTTGGTTTTCCAAACAAAAGTTGCCCGTCCTTTTTCTGTTCAAGTCAATCAGTGCCGAGATCGGTCGGAAAATTGTAATGTTATGCGGTAAAGTATGTACACCTAGGTAAGAAAATTAAAGTTGACATCTTTTCTTGCAACGTATATAAGAAGCTGCAATTAAAAGCTAAATTACACTCCTACAACGTTTGGGCAAGGATGATTCAAGCAGAGGGACCTTTGCAGAAAACTAAACAGCGCGACCATACGTGGAACTGCACTATGCTTTATGAGTCCAGTTGTTGCCGGTTCTTGTAGCATTATTATGTCTGTTTCTTAATACGCCGAGGACTGGGGGAGCGAGAACGTGGTTCGAGTTGTTCTTGTCAATCCGAATTTTGAGGCATCTCTGACAAAAGCAGTGGAGGAGCTCTCGGCCACcaacacttatgtccagaaatgcacgcagtcgcaagaataacaaatataacaactGTGCTAAGGAAAATaccgaaaataacaattatagcaaaaataacgaatGAAGCAAAGGGCAgaagcaagaataacaattcttcaaggcagacaaggaAAGGGGGCcctacaaatataacaaaaaaaacgataataacaaatatagcaaaaataacaagTCAAGCAAACggcagcagcaagaataacaagaATGACAAATATAACAACTGTGCTAAGGAAAATaccgaaaataacaattatagcaaaaataacgaaaataacaaatcaagCGAGCCACACAGGCAGAAAAGGGAAGGGGGCcctacaaatataacaaaaataacgaaaataacaatatagcaaaaataacaagTGAATCAAAcgacagcagcaagaataacaattcttcaaggcagacaaggaAAGGGGGCcctacaaatataacaaaaataacgaaaataacaaatttagcgCAAATAACAAAGCAAGCAACCGGCAGCAGCAAAAATAACAATTCTTAGGggcagacaagggaaggggccccacaaatataacgaaaataacaaatataacgaatatagcgaaaataacaaaggaagcaaaccacagcagcaagaataacaattcttcaaggcagacaagggaagggggctccacaaaaataatttcaatGTTAAAAAGCTTTTATGCGACATTTGTTGATAACTTATTTCTCTAAAAGTTAACCTGATGACGTCTTTGCCTTTCATAAAAATAACCAGCCAGCAGGACTTTGTGCCCTGATAATAAGCTTGTGTTCATATTTTTAATAACGGGCCGACAACCGACACAATAGAAGAGCTTATACATACTAATGaatcatttttgcatttgtGTTGACGCTCGTTTGCGCGTTATTTGTACCCAAGTTTTTGGCGTATAtttggttcgcttatctccgagttGCATTGTATAATGATCACTCCTGGAATTCTGTATGCTAAATTTATTGGATTATTGGTTCTGTTATTTCGCAATGTTGCGTATTGCTTTTGTTAATCCTTAAAGAGTTGGTGAATGAATAAACAGAAATAAGTAATGTTAGCCGGACTTCATCAGTGATGTAGCGGGAATTATTTTGGCAGGACGCAATGTAAGTACTCCTTGATAATAAACACAAAGGGCACATTAATTAATACAGTTCGCCAATAACACCTACAACGAACTACAAAGTTTTTAGTTTGGTGCAGTGGCTTATAACGTGGCCCTTACTGCGTTCGATAGGACGCAGTTCTAATGCAAACTGAATTGAGATCTTTGAGACACCCGGTGTCCGATCTTCGATCACACTCCAAATTATGCAAATAGTGGTGATTAACAGTATTTaactctaagcacccattttaaattgTTGCGCTTTCAGTAACTGCGTGGCTCGCATGTTAAGTCGAATtgctcgcatgttgactcgaaTATGGACTCGAATGGTtcacagccatggctcgcacgGCTCGCAAGCGCGCACATTGTCCATACTCGTTTTAAGTCGTTTCAGTTATTAGGcgtaaaccctctttaacattttagctttcattgtacggttcggttaactacacttttcacgagttcGTGTGaacaaaatagcactcgttcacagattaagcctaagcgctcgtttcagtgattaggcctaagcactctcttaacattttagctttcaattccgGTTTGgttaattacacttttcacGGGATTATCtcactgcgtaccgcgtagccagcctCTAAGCCTAGCCATTTTCAATTCGCAATTGATTTTGACTTGAAtacattacatacttcaacttgaattatTAGTTttcgcgtaccgcgtagccgaCTAGGCAGAACTTTGCTCGAGTGACAGGGTATTCTTCAATTACTCCCAAGAAGGGTTCATATTAAAATGTTTGACGTGCGTGAAGGtgctttttctctctttcttttctccttgttttttttgtttgtttgtttgtgtcttCTCCATGCACCGTTGTATAACTACTTTGTTCGGAAATTTCAAACGTCAATGTAACTCGTTTTAGCAACATACGAAATTCGTCACTTACGGACGCTGCGTTCATTCCAATCCTTACGAAGTCCATTACATGATAGCATTTGCAAAGTAGTGTAGTTTTCCATTTCTAAGCCACTAGTGCCAGCTTTGCACTTAGCAACATCGTTATTGGTGTTTTATCATGCCCTTATCTTTTTCCCGCAACTCGGCGATAAGCGAACCAAATATACGCAAAAACCTGCATACAAATCACGCGCAAACGAGTATGAACACAATCGCAAAAATGATTCAATAGTATGTATGAGCTCTTCTATTGTCTTCCTTTTGTCGCCTTGTTTTTGTAAGGCAAAGTCGTCTATGATACAAATAACGTGGCGAATGGAAAATAATTGGCGTACTCGGTTGTCGCCCGTCGTTAAAAATATGTACACAAGCTCATTATAATGGCGCAAAGTCCTGCTGCCTGGTTATTTATATGAAAGACAAAGACATAATCAAGTTAACCTTTACGGAAATAAGTTATCATCAAATGTCGCGTAAAAAGGTTTTTAACATCGAAATTATTTTTGTCGGGCCCCCTTCCCTTCCCTctaagaattgttattcttgctgcgctggcttgtttcctttgttattttcgctatatgcgtcatatttattattttcgttatatttgtggggcccccttGCCTTCTCTTGCTTGAAGCATTGTTATTCTTGATGCTGCTCTTTGCTTCATTTGTTGTTTTCGCtatattcgttatatttgttattttcgttatatttgtggggcccccttcccttgtTTGCCTTGAAGAgttgttattcttgctggtgtggcttgtttcctttgttattttcgctatattcgttatatttgtggtACGCCCTTGCCTTCTCTTGCTTGAAgcattgttattcttgctgctgctGTCTGCTTTATTTGTTATCATTTCGCTATATtcgttttatttgttattttcgttatactTGTGGGGACCCCTTGCCTTCTCTTGCTTGAAGAATTGCTATTCTTGATGCTGCTGTttgcttcatttgttattttcgctatattcgttatatttgttattttcgttatagtTGTGGGGCCTCCTACCTTTTTCTTGCTtcaagaattgttattcttgctggtgtggcttgtttcctttgttattttcgctatattcgttatatttgttattttcgttatagtTGTGGGGCCTCCCACCTTTTTCTTATTtcaagaattgttattcttgctggtgtggcttgtttcctttgttattttcgctatattccttatatttgttattttcgttatagtTGTGGGGCCTCCCACCTTTTTCTTGCTtcaagaattgttattcttgctggtgtggcttgtttccttttgttattttcgctatattcgttatatttgtggggtCCCCTTCCCTTGTCcaccttgaagaattgttattcttgctgctaccgtttgtttcctttgttattttcgctatattcgttatatttgttactttcgttatatttgtggggccccttCCCTTGTCCTCCTTGAAGagttgttattcttgctgctgtggcttgttttctttgttattttcgctaaattcgttatatttgttatttgcgttatatttgtggggccctTTCCCTTGTCTGCCTctaagaattgttattcttgctgctgtggcttgtttcctttgttattttcgctatatttgttatatttgttattttcgttatatttgtggggcccccttGCCTTCTCTTGCTTGAAgcattgttattcttgctgctgctgtctgctttatttgttattttcgttatatttgtggggccccttTCCTTGTTCGCCTTGAAGAGTTGTTATTCTTGCTCCTCTGGcttgtttcctttgttattttcgctaaattcgttatatttgttattttcgttatagtCGCGCTGCTGCCTTGtgcttcatttgttatttttgttatattcgTTATTTTTGTTCATACTTAACAaatgttttgttatatttgttattcttgcgattgcgtgcatttctggacatatctccctAGTTGCGTTGAGACAAATTTGGATTTTCTTCTTCAGGTGGCACATCTCAACAGTGCAGTTTGTCCACGCTGGATAGCCTAGAAATCGAGCAACCGATGCTGTCGGACAAATTGACAGTGTTGATAAATGCCATCAAGATCGCCATGAAGAGTTTACTGTACGCCAGTTACAGGGGAAAGATTTACAAGAAAGACAACCGGTACCGGTTTACCTTTTCTTACAAATGCAAACCACAGGCTTTTATGAATTCGCTGGCAACAAACGAATTTTTCAAATCCAGCCTTCTGAGAGATATGAAAAAGCCGGACATCGAGCTTCTCGGAGATCCCTACTGCGAGTTAATTTTGCGCAAACAATGAGATCCAGAAATGCCAATTATATGACAGTGATGCAGGTGTAATGTTTGACAGCATGTAAAGCTGGTTAATAAATATTGTCATTCCAGAGTACGTTTCGTTCTTAATATCGAGCGCGCAGGTGTTCGATACGCGGGCTTGTTTAATTAAGGAGCAGTTCGCCGGCTTATATGGCAATGCTTCCAATTAGGAAGAAAGTTCTCGCTCGATCCTTCAGGAAATTAGCATTTCATTTCGGGATTGTCCAGAATATCAAACGCTAAAAACAAATATGAGGACATCTCGCGACCTGTAATTGACTAGCAATCAATGACTTCTTCCCTTCCGAACGAAATAAATTCACTGAAATTCACACAAGTTCCTTTGGGCAtcaatctcttacgttttgaaTAGTGTTTACGAAATAGCCCTGCGAGTAAGTCCAACGTTATCGATGATTGTGTCATTTTAAGGAAAACTTAAGGGCGCGCAAACGTCGGGGAAAAAGTATGTAATCAGTGAGAAAGTCTAATGTAAACGACCAATACAGCCATGCAAGGTAGCATATGATTAAAGTGATCgttttttgattttcactacTTGGTACTAAAGACTTTGCTTCACTCATACCTTAAGTAGCGCGAGATCATACTATAGCTAGTTTTCTAACTCATACATTCCTTTAGATGTTTTCGTCTGAAAGAAACTTGAGTTCGGCCCTCATCTTTAAAGAATCGGCCAACCTGTCtttctgaaaatgaaaatctggaTCTCTCAAAATGGCA contains:
- the LOC137986175 gene encoding galanin receptor 2a-like, with product MALSSTDISKAALLALISTFTIVGNLTVSIVLIKYRRLLLKNRPTYQYILNLVFSDLVVGLLTMPFEFISVLHNEWIFGRTVCKMIEFIQIAASGTTVFSQALIAFDRYRSLARPYLPKTETRFVRKMILMSWIIPAFVSSPYLYMFEISHVDSKILCSPNAIPIKWLDTIYEALEFVIGMFLPFLAFCWCYFRVARMFRGSPLVSPDSVFTRQLSVTFKKKKRVTRTAGLVAVTFTVCWLPTSIMNFVRVVSGTDRVHSGHLLHQIAMFCAFLNGAINPIVYCAFDRNIKETLSLRQLAICKFDDDIRNSRKVSGRKRTSSPSYHD